In one window of Ferriphaselus amnicola DNA:
- a CDS encoding enoyl ACP reductase FabMG family protein, whose protein sequence is MTALTPLRNIPQGNIFRKGDVFVLFGELFGRGYANGLINEARNAGMTIIGITVGRRDENNVLRALTDEELATAEANLGGRIINVPLMAGFDLDAPTGELTPTDLIADMTLKGWQDDKLDWAHIEKCRAVGVNRFKDSVAQVMGELEGMIADGSNVFFAHTMAGGIPKVKVFLAIANRIYKGRGDRFMSTRALLDSDLGKLILMNFDEVTANTFQYLIEGSAAIRNRLEATGGQIRYTAYGYHGTEILLDGEYQWQTYTSYTQGQAKMRLERVAEAAWAQGIKATVYNCPEIRTNSSDIFVGVELSLFPLLIALKKEGGGAWADEQWQACRDLLEEGTSLEDLLQKIDAYNANDVMKSFRNYPAWPMDNSAELANLMIGTSEEITQMHKDRKSLVTDLLSALVLEGTGPLMFHETSNPAAPVLWLNHDIIAKQLNSLHG, encoded by the coding sequence ATGACCGCACTTACACCGCTGAGAAATATTCCACAGGGCAACATCTTTCGCAAGGGTGATGTCTTCGTACTTTTCGGCGAACTGTTTGGCCGAGGATATGCCAATGGCCTGATCAATGAAGCTCGTAATGCTGGCATGACTATTATCGGTATTACCGTTGGTCGGCGTGATGAGAATAACGTACTGCGTGCTTTGACCGATGAAGAGCTTGCAACCGCAGAGGCTAATCTGGGGGGGCGTATCATCAACGTGCCGCTGATGGCAGGTTTTGATCTGGACGCACCGACAGGCGAGCTTACGCCGACGGACCTCATCGCCGACATGACGCTCAAGGGCTGGCAAGACGATAAGCTGGACTGGGCGCATATCGAAAAATGTCGCGCGGTTGGCGTCAACCGGTTCAAGGACTCAGTCGCGCAAGTGATGGGTGAGTTGGAAGGGATGATCGCTGATGGCAGCAACGTCTTTTTCGCCCACACCATGGCTGGTGGTATCCCCAAGGTAAAAGTATTTCTTGCGATCGCTAATCGTATCTATAAGGGGCGTGGAGATCGCTTCATGTCCACTCGGGCGCTGCTTGACAGCGACCTTGGTAAGCTCATCCTCATGAATTTTGACGAGGTTACGGCCAATACTTTCCAGTATCTGATCGAAGGTAGCGCGGCTATTCGTAACCGCTTGGAAGCGACAGGGGGGCAAATTCGCTACACCGCCTATGGCTACCACGGTACCGAGATTCTGCTTGACGGCGAATATCAGTGGCAGACTTACACCAGCTATACCCAAGGGCAGGCCAAGATGCGCCTCGAACGTGTTGCCGAAGCCGCTTGGGCGCAGGGCATCAAGGCCACGGTCTATAACTGTCCTGAGATACGCACCAACTCGTCCGATATCTTTGTGGGTGTCGAGCTTTCGCTTTTCCCGCTGCTCATCGCACTTAAGAAAGAGGGTGGGGGGGCGTGGGCTGACGAGCAATGGCAAGCCTGTCGCGATCTGTTGGAAGAAGGTACTTCGTTGGAAGACCTATTGCAGAAGATCGACGCATACAATGCCAATGACGTGATGAAGTCGTTCCGTAACTATCCTGCGTGGCCGATGGATAACTCTGCTGAGCTGGCGAATCTGATGATCGGCACTTCGGAGGAGATCACCCAGATGCACAAGGATCGGAAAAGTTTGGTGACGGACTTGCTAAGTGCTTTGGTGCTAGAAGGGACCGGTCCATTGATGTTCCACGAAACATCTAATCCAGCAGCTCCGGTGCTGTGGCTGAATCACGATATTATTGCCAAGCAGCTTAACTCGTTGCACGGTTGA
- a CDS encoding chorismate transformation enzyme, FkbO/Hyg5 family codes for MKFGLDYLTPFTIKDYLGRHEGHVLGVIGFGYPIELPATARSPLWIDIPVLDEAGTSLEVWVSSAQVSSCDYEGVCGATDGNVLFGSVILPQSSDETMQMLAKQAYMRIFSFLDHHAYPSLLRVWHYFPKITEDENGLERYRGFNVGRHEAFVASARSINEESIPAASVLGSKSGGLTVYFMAAKQPGKAVENPRQTSAYHYPQLFGPRSPIFVRALSATLSGQQCFFISGTASIVGYETVHQGDAEKQAGETLLNVRTLFQQIPLYDVTHGRILLKVYLRHLEHLAMVKAKVREEFGDRASVVYLHSDICRSDLLLEIEGAYFTEDVSV; via the coding sequence ATGAAATTTGGGCTGGACTATTTAACTCCCTTTACGATCAAAGACTATCTCGGTAGGCATGAGGGGCACGTATTGGGAGTGATCGGCTTTGGCTATCCGATTGAGCTACCGGCGACGGCGCGCTCTCCGCTTTGGATCGATATTCCAGTCTTAGATGAAGCGGGCACCAGTTTAGAGGTTTGGGTTAGTAGTGCGCAGGTCAGCTCCTGTGACTATGAGGGTGTCTGCGGGGCGACGGATGGCAATGTCCTTTTTGGTAGCGTGATCTTGCCGCAGAGTTCAGATGAGACCATGCAAATGTTAGCTAAGCAGGCGTATATGCGCATCTTCAGCTTTCTCGATCATCACGCTTATCCTAGTCTGTTGCGAGTCTGGCACTATTTTCCCAAGATCACTGAGGATGAAAATGGTTTGGAGCGCTATCGCGGCTTCAATGTCGGGCGGCATGAGGCTTTCGTCGCTAGTGCGCGTAGTATCAACGAGGAAAGTATTCCGGCTGCAAGCGTGTTGGGAAGTAAGAGTGGCGGGCTTACGGTATATTTCATGGCTGCCAAGCAACCAGGCAAGGCAGTGGAGAATCCGCGTCAAACCAGTGCTTATCACTACCCGCAGCTATTTGGCCCGCGCAGCCCAATTTTTGTGAGAGCTTTGTCTGCGACACTGAGTGGTCAGCAGTGTTTCTTTATCTCAGGTACGGCGAGTATTGTCGGCTATGAGACGGTTCATCAAGGCGATGCTGAAAAGCAGGCTGGTGAGACGTTATTGAATGTGCGCACGCTGTTTCAGCAGATCCCTCTCTACGATGTGACCCATGGGCGTATCTTGCTCAAGGTGTACTTGCGCCATCTGGAGCACTTGGCGATGGTGAAAGCCAAGGTTCGGGAAGAGTTTGGTGATAGAGCGAGCGTGGTTTATTTACATTCGGACATTTGCCGCTCTGATCTGTTGTTAGAGATTGAGGGAGCGTACTTTACAGAGGATGTATCGGTGTGA